The sequence ataattatactaAGATGAAATACTTTGTTAAGCAACCTTCAGTAAACGTATAACTTGTTTTACACGACCATATCTTGCAAGGATTTCATTTTCTTGAAGACTAAAAGCAGTTCTCCAATAAAAGGATGCCAAACTAGAATCACTATCATTACAATCAGTACGTACTGGTACTGGGATTGCAAACCAGTTTTTATTTCGACACTAAagacaaaaaatattaataatacaagtgcctttatataaataaaatactgtGATAAATACACAAACCCTTTCAAGTTCatcaaattttgtaatatatctTGGAATGATATTTATATCAAAAGGTAAGGATGGTGCTAAATCAACACATATGTCCTCAGTTTTATGTGGAATATTCACTATTAATGTGATTGCAGGCCCACTTtcactttttttaatttttactatataagaattatttattactaatcTGTATCTATCTTCAACCTTCTGTAGCTTGTTGAAAACTCTGTCTATAATTCCTTTAATCCAGGAACGAAATGTATTTGGATtcacgaaattattattatatattaatttgttaagTTGTCTagaaaacaataatatttcacataaaagtgtaataaaattcttcatatactttatatttaataattatagttTATTCTGTAACCtcatttctttatttgtaagatttttatatgtatatgtattacgTGCTTGCACATTATcttctataattatttttacaaaaccTGCCCGATCTGACAAATACTAGATagtagaaagaaaatatatatcaatataaaattaaacataatTTAATACCCATCTTAACTAACTAAAAACATGCTTACATTTATGTAATTATAGTTGATAGGGAGCTTTAAAGTAACGTTGAGATCAAATTCATTTGGTGCCTCTATTTTTGTACCTTTATAGAAGCTACCacagaaaataatttgttgGTACATTTTTTCAAACAGTGAATCCTCTGATTTCATATGATTTATTAGCGTTTCAATTACCTATTTATTAAATCAAATTATAACAATacatatgaatataaatagaaaatttaagtCATTATTacgtttttaaatatttggtATAATCTCATTAtgaacaatatatttaattatatagttTCTTTGCAGGAATACGTACCGGTCGTAACTGCTCGTTAACTTTCTTTACCTCCTCAATTTGTAGCGATATGAACATGTTACATATTTTGATTATTTCATCACTTTGAAGACACTTCTTCATATCCGCGTTTTGCATCTGTatatacgaataaaaatattttaatatttaatatttaaataaataaaacattctCAATCTATGtaagattataataaaaaagacCTTAAAGATATATTAAtgcgtttttctttttggAAAAAGAAACAGTGGAAATATATGACGCGTTTGATTTGTAATATGTAAATCCCTCCTATTGAATATTACTGCAACaaaatcataaattataaGCTTTGGAAGAAACAGTTACATGGCATAAATCGAAAGAAATCGATATTatactatttaaaaaatataattatcataCTTGTTAGGTACACacttaataataaaatacatatcaTTATTGAAATATGGAGCAAATTCGCGAATAGCGTTCTAAACACTTATTGTTACAAACCTAATCGCTTTGAATTCAGAACCGATGAACTCACTATCGAAGTTTACTCACTACTACGGAAGTTTAGCTTTGCTTCGCGATTTATACGCTGTTATCGGCAATGTCAATGAGATTGAAAAGCGATCCGAAGAATAGAGATATACACTCTTTTTTAATAAGACAGATATCAGTTGAAATtcactttttaataatatcgtAGTCCTTAACTGATTCGAATGTCTAGATCACTTTGCTAATTTCATATAggatatcattatatgtaagataaaatatatatgtatatgtaattatgCACgtagttataccatatatttatttacttcacACATTATACGCTTGTATACTTATTTACGTCAAACTTAATGCAACAGTTACGTAATATGAAAACAATTTCATAGACTTTTCTGTAATATTGGAATTTGCTATTTAATTACTTGCACTAGA is a genomic window of Bombus huntii isolate Logan2020A chromosome 1, iyBomHunt1.1, whole genome shotgun sequence containing:
- the LOC126872215 gene encoding cyclic GMP-AMP synthase-like receptor codes for the protein MQNADMKKCLQSDEIIKICNMFISLQIEEVKKVNEQLRPVIETLINHMKSEDSLFEKMYQQIIFCGSFYKGTKIEAPNEFDLNVTLKLPINYNYINYLSDRAGFVKIIIEDNVQARNTYTYKNLTNKEMRQLNKLIYNNNFVNPNTFRSWIKGIIDRVFNKLQKVEDRYRLVINNSYIVKIKKSESGPAITLIVNIPHKTEDICVDLAPSLPFDINIIPRYITKFDELERCRNKNWFAIPVPVRTDCNDSDSSLASFYWRTAFSLQENEILARYGRVKQVIRLLKKFRNTQKMKSIASYYIETTCLNKLTEINMSINTISLAYFFFEMLKELQHVCEQGKLDYYWNEKYNLLSRISQMEMYNIAQRLKNIIKDIEKNATDKYILAKYILTSEELLSLKNNINNPGNIIRTDERNNDTDQTNQTFCVIF